In Athalia rosae chromosome 6, iyAthRosa1.1, whole genome shotgun sequence, one DNA window encodes the following:
- the LOC105692148 gene encoding protein regulator of cytokinesis 1-like has product MADSQCWLPVAEKINESVKEFMSEVYKIWDQMGLSPESKASRFEQVAIHVQDLIREMKTEAQDSRNELLQEVQELMKEAADLAEILNAEKLKIGNEEMPYLEAKATILNHLQKLRLLKQQRLSFAEELLDKEYKLCKVLGKQPFGFKDEIPSEVELKNFKLYLDIQEAEKTRLHLTFKESQRIIIEMMDELRLQPLTDFENLVYNNGENFILNNANMTRLRELHDHLKQQILDSQQEAEEKKKQLQDLWIYLEESSEKCQRFLETYTGYNVNTLKAFDEEIKRCKQKRSENIAKYVKKIRCRIEALWDQCQLGAEERRAFQLMQHQTFTEDLLTLHEMEADKLQKYYDENKAIFQLLEERDLLWQKMSSLDERATDPNRFHNRGGQLLAEEKERKVIQKKLPKIEEQLQDMLEAYAMKNGKTFMTHGVPLAEALKRSWTEYAAAKQSMVMARKQARDRSITGKRTPLSVSKRTPSAMSIRRPSPGNSIQRNQQTELTPFNRSRKRRNGSSESNRPTVSGSKIKRGNGRLPRRIITQSSKNRSSDQDNEANEQAPASSSTSVTSYGEFQEHLENRDELRSSVLPQQGIKSQSHKVRTTANRIKTPMKPLRKNLSAANTPRRASPNKLAQTPRASSRSPRAVPGSRLVPVTPGTLPVIF; this is encoded by the exons ATGGCTGATTCCCAATGCTG GTTGCCTGTGGCTGAAAAGATAAATGAATCTGTCAAAGAATTCATGTCTGAAGTCTATAAAATTTGGGATCAGATGGGCCTCAGTCCAGAATCCAAAGCATCCCGCTTTGAACAGGTTGCTATTCACGTCCag GACTTGATTCGTGAAATGAAAACTGAAGCACAGGACTCCAGAAATGAATTACTGCAGGAAGTACAGGAGTTGATGAAAGAGGCGGCTGATCTTGCAGAG ATTTTGAATGCTGAGAAGCTAAAGATAGGGAATGAAGAAATGCCCTACCTTGAAGCAAAAGCGACCATTCTAAATCACTTACAGAAGCTGCGGTTATTAAAACAACAACGTTTGAGTTTTGCTGAAGAACTTCTGGACAAA GAATATAAACTTTGCAAGGTTCTTGGTAAACAACCCTTTGGTTTCAAAGATGAAATTCCCAGCGAAGTGGAActgaagaatttcaaattatatttgGATATACAAGAGGCTGAAAAG ACGCGTCTGCATCTAACATTTAAAGAGTCTCAAAGAATAATCATTGAGATGATGGATGAACTGCGTCTGCAGCCATTGACAGATTTTGAGAATCTTGTCTACAACAAtggggaaaattttattctaaacAACGCGAATATGACGAGGCTTAGAGAATTGCACGATCATCTGAAACAGCAAATTCTTGATTCGCAACAAGAGgctgaggagaagaaaaaacagctACAAGATTTGTGGATATATTTGGAGGAATCGTCAGAAAAATGCCAACGCTTTCTTGAAACTTACACAGGGTATAATGTCAATACATTGAAGGCTTTTGATGAGGAAATTAAAAGGTGCAAACagaaaagaagtgaaaatattGCCAAATATGTTAAAAAGATTCGTTGTCGAATAGAGGCATTGTGGGATCAATGTCAACTAGGTGCAGAGGAACGTCGTGCTTTTCAGCTTATGCAGCATCAAACTTTCACAGAGGATCTGCTAACCCTTCATGAAATGGAGGCTGACAAGCTGCAAAAATACTACGATGAAAACAAAGCAATATTTCAACTACTGGAGGAGCGAGATCTCTTATGGCAGAAAATGAGCAGCTTAGACGAGCGCGCTACTGACCCAAACCGTTTTCACAATCGTGGTGGTCAGCTTCTCGCTGAAGAAAAAGAGCGCAAAGTTATACAAAAAAAGCTGCCGAAAATTGAGGAACAGTTACAAGACATGCTGGAAGCCTATGCTatgaaaaatggtaaaacttTCATGACTCATGGAGTCCCATTGGCTGAAGCCTTGAAACGCTCGTGGACCGAGTACGCTGCGGCTAAGCAGTCTATGGTTATGGCTAGGAAGCAAGCGAGGGACCGGTCTATAACTGGTAAACGAACACCGTTGAGTGTATCTAAGCGAACACCATCGGCAATGAGCATAAGACGTCCATCTCCAGGAAACTCTATCCAACGAAACCAACAGACTGAACTCACACCATTCAATCGTTCAAGAAAGAGACGTAATGGAAGCAGCGAATCGAACCGTCCAACCGTTAGtggatcaaaaataaaacgaggcaATGGCAGg CTTCCCAGAAGAATAATTACACAGTCATCGAAAAACCGAAGCTCGGATCAGGATAATGAAGCTAACGAGCAAGCGCCTGCAAGTTCTAGCACGAGTGTTACATCATATGGAGAATTTCAGGAGCACCTGGAAAACAGAGATGAGTTGCGCAGCTCGGTACTTCCTCAGCAAGGAATCAAAAGTCAAAGCCACAAGGTCAGAACAACAGCTAATCGTATAAAAACGCCAATGAAACCATtaagaaaaaatctttcggcagCTAATACCCCCCGTAGGGCTTCACCCAATAAATTAGCACAAACTCCCCGCGCGTCATCGCGTAGCCCTAGAGCAGTACCGGGGTCACGTCTCGTACCTGTAACCCCGGGCACTTTGCCCGTCATATTTTGA